A stretch of DNA from Acidovorax carolinensis:
TTGCGCCGCAGGAACCCATTGCCGTGAGCGTGGCCAGCGACGACGACGGCATTCTGGTGGACGACTTTGCCGCCCAGGCCGGCACCGGCGCCAACAAGGCCCGCCTGGCCTATGTGCTGCCCAACTTCCAGAACCCCACGGGCCGCACCATGACCGAGGCGCGCCGCGCCGCGCTGGTGACCCAGGCGGCCGAACTCGACATTCCGCTGATCGAAGACAACCCTTATGGCGACCTGTGGTTTGGTGAAGCCCCGCCCGCGCCCCTGACGGCGCGCAACCCCGATGGCTGCATCTACATGGGCTCGTTTTCCAAGGTGCTGGCCCCGGGCCTGCGCATCGGTTATATCGTGGCGCCCAAGGCCATCTACCCCAAGCTGCTGCAGGCCAAGCAGGCAGCCGACCTGCACACGCCCGGCTTCAACCAGCGCGTGGTGGCCGAGGTGATCAGGGACGGCTTTCTCGACCGCCACGTGCCCACGATCCGCGCGCTCTACAAGCAGCAGCGCGACACCATGCTGGCCGCACTCGAGCATGAAATGGCCGGCCTCGATGTGAAGTGGACGCGCCCGGCGGGCGGCATGTTCCTGTGGGTGCGGCTGCCCGAGGGCGTGAATGCGCAGGCCCTCTTGCCCGAGGCGGTGGAACGCAACGTGGCCTTTGTGCCCGGCGCGCCTTTTTATGCCGACCACCCCGACACCCGCACCCTGCGCCTGTCGTATGTCACGGCAACCAGCAACGAGATCCGCACCGCCATCGCCGCGCTGGCAGCGGCCATCCGCGCGCACCAGGCAAGGGGCTGAGCATGTTGCGGCTGTGGGGGCGGCTCTCGTCCATCAACGTGCGCAAGGTGGTTTGGACGGCGCAGGAACTGGCGCTGCCCTTGCAGCGCACCGACGCCGGCGGGCAGTTCGGCATCGTGCGCGATGCGCATTACCTGCGCCTCAACCCGAATGGCCTGGTGCCCCTGATCGAGGACGAAGGCGGGGTGGTGCTGTGGGAGTCGAACACCATCGTGCGCTACCTGTGTGCCCGCTATGCACCCGGCCAGCTCTATCCCGAAGCCCTGCCTGCCCGGTTTGTGGCCGAGCAATGGATGGATTGGCAGCAAACGACGCTCAACCCTGCCGGGCGCGACGCCTTCATGCAGTGGATTCGCACACCGGCCACGCAGCGCAACGAGGCGCTCATCCACCGCTCGGTGGCGGCCACCGAAGCGCTGTTGGCGCTGCTGGACGCGCACTTGGCGCGCCAGCCCTTCATGGCAGGCGAGCACTTCACCATGGCCGACATTCCCGTGGGCTGCGAGATCCACCGCTGGTGGGGCCTGCCCCAGGAGCGCCCCGCGCGGCCCCATCTGGAGCGCTGGTTCCAGGCCCTGCGCGAGCGCCCCGGCGCACGCGGCGTGCTGGACCAGCCGCTGTCCTGAGTTCTTTCCTTCCAAGCCCCGCCATGCGCCAACGCCCTTATCTGCAGGTCGACGTATTCACCCCCGAGCCCTACCGTGGCAACCCGCTGGCCGTGGTGCTGGACGGTGAAGGCCTCACGGCCGAAGCCATGCAGCAGTTCACCAACTGGACCAACCTGTCCGAAGCCACGTTCGTGCTGCCACCCACGCCCGAAGGCCGTGCAGCAGGCGCCGATTACCGCGTTCGCATCTTCTGCCCGGGGCGCGAGCTGCCGTTTGCCGGCCACCCCACGCTCGGCAGCTGCCATGCCTGGCTCGAAGCCGGTGGCCAGCCCCGCGTGCCCGGCCGCGTGGTGCAGGAATGCGGCGTGGGCCTGGTGACGCTGCGCCAGGACGGTGACCGCCTGGCCTTTGCGGCCCCGCCGCTCATCCGAAGCGGCCCGCTCGACGAAGCCGATGTGGCCCGCATCGCCCACGGCCTGGGCGTGGCGCGCAGCGAC
This window harbors:
- a CDS encoding PLP-dependent aminotransferase family protein, which gives rise to MTNWTLAARAATMNPSAIREILKLTDKPGIISLAGGLPSPKAFPLNEFTAACNTVMARDGAAALQYATSEGYAPLRQAVADMLPWAVDPDQVLITTGSQQALDLIGKVFLDKDSRMLVETPTYLGALQAFAPQEPIAVSVASDDDGILVDDFAAQAGTGANKARLAYVLPNFQNPTGRTMTEARRAALVTQAAELDIPLIEDNPYGDLWFGEAPPAPLTARNPDGCIYMGSFSKVLAPGLRIGYIVAPKAIYPKLLQAKQAADLHTPGFNQRVVAEVIRDGFLDRHVPTIRALYKQQRDTMLAALEHEMAGLDVKWTRPAGGMFLWVRLPEGVNAQALLPEAVERNVAFVPGAPFYADHPDTRTLRLSYVTATSNEIRTAIAALAAAIRAHQARG
- a CDS encoding PhzF family phenazine biosynthesis protein produces the protein MRQRPYLQVDVFTPEPYRGNPLAVVLDGEGLTAEAMQQFTNWTNLSEATFVLPPTPEGRAAGADYRVRIFCPGRELPFAGHPTLGSCHAWLEAGGQPRVPGRVVQECGVGLVTLRQDGDRLAFAAPPLIRSGPLDEADVARIAHGLGVARSDILHHAWCDNGPNWRGVMLRSAVQVLALKPDGAILAGLDVGVVGPRGKVGVVGSSDADGIAFEVRAFFPGSNGLIEDPVTGSLNAALAQWLIGAGLAPTRYVASQGTALGRAGRVHVVQDGSTIWVGGHTVTCISGTVRV
- a CDS encoding glutathione S-transferase encodes the protein MLRLWGRLSSINVRKVVWTAQELALPLQRTDAGGQFGIVRDAHYLRLNPNGLVPLIEDEGGVVLWESNTIVRYLCARYAPGQLYPEALPARFVAEQWMDWQQTTLNPAGRDAFMQWIRTPATQRNEALIHRSVAATEALLALLDAHLARQPFMAGEHFTMADIPVGCEIHRWWGLPQERPARPHLERWFQALRERPGARGVLDQPLS